Genomic segment of Fibrobacterota bacterium:
CGTTGCAAGGCCCCGAGATAGTCCGCGTAACCGAGATTGGAGCGGAGACGTTCGAAGATCTCCCAATAGCGCCCCGCATGCCTGGCCCCCACCTCGCCTTTGAGGTATGCCTTCATGTCCGCGATGACGCGATCATTATCGAGTAAGGTATTGTCTACGTCGAATAGGAAAACGAGATCGGCCATGGCTTAAGTCGCAGGTGCGATGTCGAAAATGACGAAGCTGTCGGGGAGCAACGGCGGACGCGCCTTGGGATTGTCGGGCGTAGCGGCGGGCGCGGGGCCGAATCCGGCGGTGGATAGGAACAAATGATGCGTCTTCGGATCCAAAGCGATGGTCCTGGCGCCTTTCTGGGTCGGAAGCGTTTGTAGCACGGAATAATGATCCTTGTCCGCCGCCTGCACAATGGTCAGCGTCCCTTCGCCGTTGGAAGCGAAGATGCGTTTCGAGTCCGGATCGTAGGCGACCCCGTCGACGCCGGTTCCGATGGGCACCGTTGCCACCCGCCGGCCGGTTGCGGCATCGAGCACAATCATCATCTTGTTGGAACATACGCTGAACAGCCTTCCCGCCGCCGTATCCATGGCCAAACCGCTGGGCTCCTCGCCGGGAGCCAGCGACCAGGTCTCGAGGACCTTGGCCGACTTCGCGTCCAGTACCGCGAGCTTCCCCGCATCCTCAAGGTTCAGGAATATGCGTCCCTTGCCATCGGCCACGGCCACTTCAGGCTTGCCGTTCAAGGCGAGGGTCGCCACTACGCTGTCCGTTACCGCATCGAGGACGGTGGCATTTTTGGTTTTCCCGTTGAAAGCGAATACGCGCTTGGAGGCAGGATCGAACAGGATCGCGTCCGGGTTGATCCCGGTAGCCTTAACCTTGCGCAAAGTCGCGAGGGACTTGAGATCGAATACGGTGATCGCGGTATCCTTCCCGCCGCTGATATATCCCTTCCCCAATTCGGGAGCGAGGGCGATGCCATGAACGCCCTTGGTGTCCGGAACAGCGCCCAGCAAGGCTCCGGTGCGTTCGTCCATCACCTGGGTCTGGTCGCCATGGGAAACGAAGACGCGGCCCGAGGCCGGATCGGCAGCCAGGAAATCCCATCTTCCATCGCCGGGCAGATGAAACTTATTCGCGATTGTGTAAGCCGGACCGGGCGCGGCGCCCGACAACGTCGACAACAGGGGGATCAATCCTGCGCTTATCCATGGGAATCGTGCCATACCATGCCTCATAGGTTCAGGGGAAACTAGGAAAAGGACCGGTCCATAAAAAGCATTCTATGCAAGGATGCGGTTCGAAGCGCTACGGGACGAAAAACGCCAAGCGTCACAGGTTTACGCTGACACCCAATCCCACGAGCCAGAACTTGTACGGCGCCGTGCCGCCGGATTCGCGTTCCCATTGCGCGTGGACGCCCGCATCCAGCCATTCGAAGAAGGAATAGGCGTAACCCGCGCCCAAGGTGAGGATGCGCGCCGACGCGGGCTGCGAGGGGAATTCGAGTCGCGCCGACAAAGAGATCGCATGGTCCCCGGGATACCAGTCGGCGTCCGCCTCAGAAG
This window contains:
- a CDS encoding YncE family protein — translated: MSTLSGAAPGPAYTIANKFHLPGDGRWDFLAADPASGRVFVSHGDQTQVMDERTGALLGAVPDTKGVHGIALAPELGKGYISGGKDTAITVFDLKSLATLRKVKATGINPDAILFDPASKRVFAFNGKTKNATVLDAVTDSVVATLALNGKPEVAVADGKGRIFLNLEDAGKLAVLDAKSAKVLETWSLAPGEEPSGLAMDTAAGRLFSVCSNKMMIVLDAATGRRVATVPIGTGVDGVAYDPDSKRIFASNGEGTLTIVQAADKDHYSVLQTLPTQKGARTIALDPKTHHLFLSTAGFGPAPAATPDNPKARPPLLPDSFVIFDIAPAT
- a CDS encoding HAD family hydrolase; this translates as MADLVFLFDVDNTLLDNDRVIADMKAYLKGEVGARHAGRYWEIFERLRSNLGYADYLGALQR